The genomic stretch GTTATCAATGTTACAATAGCAATGAATGTATCATCTAAAGAAATTGGTAGAAAAGATATTTTAAAAATTGAAAACAGAGAATTGGATTATAATGAACTTAATCAAATTGCGTTAATTGCTCCTAAAGCTACAATTAATATTATTAGAGACTTTAAACCAATTAAAAAAGATAAAATTGATTTACCTAAAAAAATTACATCGATTCTTAAATGTACAAATCCCAAATGTATTACTAATTATGAAAATGAACCTATTACTACAATATTTAATGTTATTAAAAAACAGCCCCCAATTGTAAGATGCCATTATTGTGAAAAATTAATTGGATTAAAAGATATTGAAAAACAATTCGAATAATCCTTTTATTTTTTTAAATAATCACTTAACCTCTTTGATAAAGCAAGTATTGTGAGAATTGGTGGTTTTCCAGGAGATATTGGAAGAACACTTGCATCACAAACATACAAACCATCAATTTTTGTTTTTAAATTATTATCAACAACTTTTCCAATCGGTGCTGTTCCTCCAGGATGCGCACCTCTATAAACTGTTGATGCAATGGTTGTTGCATCTACACCAGCTTTTTCTAGAATAAAGCCAGCAGTAGCGACTCCTTCTGACAAGTATCTAATATCATTAATTGTATTATATTTAACAACATTTCCTTCCCTATCCACATAACCTCTACATTCATCTGAGGTTTTAACCATAATACTTAAAATATCTTTATCACTTACACCATTAACATCAATATTGCCCTTAATAGATGATGAAAAATGAGGAGATAATACAAAATTTCTACCAATAACCAAAGCACCCATTTGAACTTCAGAATTAAATTTAATATCTTTAAGATAACCTCCCACACTAACAAAAGGATCAAAAAATATTTCATTACCTGCTTCAATATCTACTTTTCGCAAAATTAAAGTAGAACCAATAGCTCCTGCAGATAACACAATCGTGTCAGATAAGATTGATTCTTCTTTACCATTTTTAATGTAAATTAATCCTTTAACCGAATTATTTTTAACAATTACATCAACAATATCAGCTTCAGTAATTAAATTTGCACCATATTCAATAGCTTTATCAACAAAATCCTTTCCAGACCATTTGGCATCAACAGGACAACCAAATGCACACTTTCCACATTGAATACATTTTTCCTCACGAATAGCTTTAGGCATTTTTAAAGTATTTAGTCCTAATTTGTTACCTGCATCTAAAAATAGCTGTGTTCCCATGCCTATATGAGAATCACTAAGTGGTTTAACATTAATTAATTTTTCCACATATTCATAAGCGTCTGATAAATCAATCCCAAATTCCAATAACTCTTCATCTAATGCACGAACCATATTAGCCATTGAAACAATAGTTGAACCACCGACACAAGTTGTTGTTAATAAATCAATCCCCTCATTATACTTATCATAATAATTAAAAGCATATTTTGATTTTATATACGATCCTTTTTCAATAATAGTAACAGGAACATTGTCCTTAGCCAGTTCATAAGCAAGAATTCCACCACCTGCACCAGTACCTACTATCACGACCATTAAATCACCTACTATAAAAAATATATCATATGTTATGAATATTTAATCAACCAATATAAAAAACTTTTATTAAACATGTGAATTAAAATAAACAATATAATACTCTTTTAGGAGAGATAAAATGGAAGAATATATTGACTTATTTAACAAAGTTATTGACAAAACAATCCCTCAAGTAGATTACATCGATATTAGAGCAGGAAATGGTGATATAACTTCTATATTAATGAAAGATGGAATCATTCAAGAAATTAATACTGGAATGAGTTTATCAGTGCGAATAAGAGTTTTAAATAATGGTGCATGGGGATTTGCACATACAACAGACTTATCTAAACTTAATGAAATAACAAAAACAGCAATTAAAATTTCTAATTCACTTAAAGGAGATGAAAAGTTAAGTGAAGAAGAAATAATAAAAGATAAAATTGCTGTTGATGTTAAAATACCATTTAATGAAATATCAATAGATGAAAAAAAAGAAATAATGAAATATGCGAGTGATTCGGCCAATATTGATAAAATTAATAGTACTACAGTTAGCTATGGAAATTCTGAAGTTGAAGAAATATTTTTAAATAGTGAAGGAAGTAACATCCAAGTTAAAACCTCAAGAGTTAGAATGGCATTAAATGCCTCTGCAACAAATGGAGAAATCATTCAATTTGGACATGGGAGTCTTGGAGGAGTTAAAGGATTTGAAATAATAGCTGATGCAGATATTGAAGAATTTGGAAGAAAAATTGGTCAAAAAGCTGTCAGATTGTTAGATGCTAAAGCTGCACCATCTGGAAGATTCCAAGTTATTACCGATCCTGAACTAACAGGTGTTTTAATACATGAAGCTTTAGGTCATGCAACAGAAGGAGACTTAATCTTACAAAATGATTCCATACTTAAAGATAAACTCGGAAGCAAAATTGCCTCAGATATTGTGAATATATATGATAATGCAACACTTAAAAATGGCTTTGGATATTATCCATATGATGCTGAAGGAATTAAAACAACACCTAATCAATTAGTTAAAGATGGAGAATTAGTATCTCTTTTAAATTCCAGAGAAACAGCAGCAAAATTAGGTATGAAATCCTCTGGAAATGCAAGATCATCCATATCTGACCAGCCAATTGTAAGAATGAGCAATACTTATTTAGAACCTGGAGATATGAATTTTGATGAACTTATAGAAGATGTTTCAGATGGAATTTACCTTAAAGGATCAAGAGGTGGACAAGTAGATACTGGTAAAGGAATTTTCCAATTCAATGCAGTTGAAGGATTTAAAATTGAAAATGGAGAACTAACAACACCACTAAGGGATGTTTCATTATCAGGAAATATTTTGGAAACTTTAAAAAATGTAGATGCATTAGGAAATGATTTTAAACTTAGTGTGGGTTACTGTGGAAAAGATGGGCAAACAGCACCAGTAGGAGATGGTGGACCACATACAAGAATTTTAAATACAATGGTAGGAGGAATGGGTTAATGATAAGTGAGAGTAGTGGAAAATACTTATTAGAAATAGCTAAAAAAGCAGTTTATGAGTATATAACAAATGGAAAAACTTTAGAAATCCCAGATGATTGTCCTTCAGAACTCCATGAAAAATTAGGAGTTTTTGTGACAATTAATAAAAATAATCGGTTGAGAGGATGTATTGGTTATCCAGAACCTATCAAAACAGCAATTCAAGCAACAATTGATGTAGCTATTGCTGCAGCAGTAAATGATCCAAGATTTAATCAAGTAGGTGAAAATGAATATGATGATTTGGAATTTGAAGTAACAGTTCTTACAAAGCCAGAATTAATTATAATTGCTCATCCAAATCAATATTTTGAAGAAATAGAAATTGGCAAAGATGGATTGATAATTCAAAAAGGAAGATCAAGAGGTTTATTACTTCCACAAGTAGCAGTTGAAAATGCTTTTGAAATTGAAGACTTTTTAGAACATACCTGTATGAAAGCTGGAATCAGTGCTGACAGTTGGTTGGATGAAAGCTGTGATGTCTACAAATTTCAAGGACAAATATTTAAATAGTGATTGCAATGATGATACCAACAATCCCTACACCTGATGAACTGTTAAACAAAGGGTTTAGCAGAGGAAAAAAAGCAGCGGATTTACTTAGAGATCAAAAAATACCTAAGCATCTAAAAGGTAAAAGAATTGAAGAAAGACGTGTGATAACTTCATGTCAAGTGATTAAAGATAAATTAAAATCAATATTAGATGCAGTTCCAGAAATTGAAGAACTACATCCATTTTATCAAGATTATATTGATATTACTGTTGGTGTAGATGATATGAAGCAATCACTTGGAGCTTTAAACTGGGCATATGGAATTTTAACACAACTTGAAAAAGAATATGGTGGAAAAATTAGGAAAAATCCGTCAGAAAAAGCTACAATGCTTCAAAAACAAGCTTATGGAAGAATTGCTTCAGTTGTAAATAAAATTAAAAAAGATCTCGATTTTCTCGATTTTGCAAAAGCCAATTTAAGAAATATGCCAACAATTGACTTTGATGCAACTACCATAGTTATTGCAGGATTTCCCAATGTAGGAAAATCAACACTTCTCCGCCAAATTACAGGAGCAGATCCGCAAGTAGCTAATTACCCATTTACAACAAAAGGAATACAAATAGGTCACACCGAAAGACATTGGAAAAGCATTCAAATTATTGATACACCAGGATTACTTGACAGACCAGTTTTAGAAATGAACGATATTGAAATGAATGCAATAGTAGCTTTAGAACATTTAGCAGATGCAATTTTATTTATTTTTGATGGATCTGAAACTTGTGGATTTCGTTTAGATAATCAATATAATCTTTTAAAACAAATTGAAAAAATTTTTAGCGAAATACCAATTGTATACCTTTTCAATAAAATGGATTTAGTTGAAGATAAAGAATATCTTAACCAATACATAGACAATGTAGATAACACAATATTTATATCAGCCATTGAAGGAGAAGGTATTGAAAAAATTAATAAAAAAATAGACAGTATTAGTAAAATTGAAAGAAATATTGATGATGAAGATGAATATTATTAATGGTTAATTTTATATACAACATATAATAATTATATTAGTAACCAAAATTAACTAAAAGGAGGCAATTAATATGGTTGATAATAAAACAATAAAAAGCAAAGTAGAAGATGCAAAAGAAAAATACGAAGAAACAAAAGAAACAAGAAAAGAAAAATACGAAGAAACAAAAGAAAAAAGCAAAAATTTTGCAGATAATGTAATGAATGATTTATACAAAAGTATTGATGAAATTAAAGAAAATATTAAAACCGTTCAAAAAGCAGCTGATGAAAAATATACTTCCTATAAACAAGCAACTGTCCAAAACTTAGATGTTGATTTAATTGAAAGTGATGATGTATACTACTTAAAAGTAGCTGTACCAGGAATTCCAAAAGAAGATATTAACATAGAAGCTGGGGACAATGATATTACCATTGAAGCAACTTTTGATGCATACATTAATGAATTTGCAGAAGATGATAGTGCTAAAGAAATCGTGTCTAACTTGAAAAAAGGAAAATGTGTAAAAACTGTAAGATTTGAAAGTAGTATTAATATTGAAGAAATTTCTGCTAAATTTAATAATGGAACTGTAATTATTAATATACCAAAATTAATCATACCAAAACATAAAGTGAATGTAGAATAGAGTTATTTATCCTAAACTTTTTTTTACTCTATTTTTACCTTTTTTATTTTTATAAAAAGTTTCGAAAAAACTATTGTTTAAGTCTTTATTGGCATATATAAAAAAAATGCAAAATATTTTTTTTTAATATCTGACTTTGCCAATATGTCTTGTAGCTCCAGGATCTTCACCATTAAAATGAGCTAAATAATATACAAACCATTCAAGTGGAACCACAAATATTAATGGAGATAATAAATTATCTACATCAGCATAATCTTTCAAATTATAAACTATTGCTTTTAATTCAAAATTGTTAGAAAAATCAATAGTTTTATCAGTAATTTCATCAGATTCAAAATTGGAATGGAATATAATTACTGGAACTCCTTTTTCTGCACGTTCAATTAAACCATGCCTGAATTCTGCAGAATAAAGAGGGCATGCATGTTTAATAGCTCCTTCCATAAGCATAGTCATAGCTAATTTAAATGATAAACCAAAGTTAGGACCACTTCCCATACAATAAAAAATATCTTCGTCTTTAAATTCTTTAGCTAATTTTTTATTATCATTTTCAGTAGTTTTTAATAGATTTTCAATAATATTTGGAATTTCTTGTAATTGATTTAATAGTTTATCTGCATTTTCATAATTAGCTACCTTAAAGAAGATTTGATAAAGACATGCTAGTTGAGTTACATAAGTTTTAGTACCCAAAATAGCTGTTTCTCTCCCACATTGAGTTACAATAGGAATTTTAACTTCTTTAATCATTGAACTATCTTTTTCATTTGAAATAGAAACCGTGTTAATTTCATAATCATTTGCTTTTCTAAGTGATGCAAGAGTATCAGCAGTTTCACCTGATTGTGATGCAAAAATAGCTATTGAGTTTTCACCCTTAGTTAATTTTTTATTATAAAAAAACTCATAGCCAGTAAATACTTCAATATTGATATTGGTTGAAGACATTCTTATTGCATCTCTAATTGTATAACATGTTGAAATTGAACTTCCACAACCAATTAAATAAACTTTATCAACCTTTGAAACAAATTTTGAAACATCATTTAATTTAGACATCTCACTTTCAAATGTTTTTCTTAATGAATCGGGTTGTTCCATCATTTCATCATACATATTATAGTTCATTATTAAACCCCTTAAAAATTGATAAGAATTATGATTATTTTATTTTTTTATCTATATATATTTTGAGGACATGCTAAAAAATATTTTATTAAAAAATCAGCTTAACATTACATATAGCATAACTTTAGATATAATTATATATCAAAAAAACTTTTGTTAATATATGTAAAAATTCGGAATTATCCACTCTATCAACTATTGAAAATATCCTTTAATAATAGATGAAGTAAAAAGAGCATTAATTGAGAAGGTTTTAAGATTTAATTAATAATTAAATCAATAAATTCAAAATTATCTCCATCAAATAATCCTTTATCTGAAAGTTTTAAAGAAGGAATTACCAAAAGAGCCATGAATGATAATGTCATGAATGGAGAATCAAGACGACATCCAAATCTATCAACAATTTCTTCAAGTTCATCTAATTTAGAAGCTACACTATATGCATCCTCATTACTCATTAAACCCGCAACAGAAAGAGTTAAATAATCATTCATATCCTCATAAGCAACAGAAAATCCTCCCTTATTTTCAATTAATATGTTAATAGCATTAGCCATATCATTAGCATTTGTCCCTACAACAATCAGATTATGAGAATCATGGGAAACAGAAGATGCAATAGCACCTTTTTTAAGGTGAAAACCCTTAATAAATGCATTTGAAATATTATCCCCAGTATACCTATCAACAACAGCTATTTTTAAAATATCTTCTTTTAAGTCTGGTTGAATAATATTATTTTCACACTTTAAAGTTGATTTAATGTTTTGAGTTATTAATTCACCATTAAAACATTGAATAACATTAACTTCGCATTCTTCACCATCAAAACATACTTCAAAATCACGAACCTCTTTTTTAGAAACATTGATAGTGTTTTTATAATCTATCTCTTCAACATCAAATAAGACATTTTCTCCATCAAAAACACATTGTCCACCAATATATGTTTTTAAAACATTTAAATCGACTAAATTATCTACTACTATAAAATCTGCTTTAGCACCCTTTACAATAGTTCCAGCATCTATATTATAATGAGAAGCAGGATTAATTGTAACCATTTCAATAGCTTTTATAATATCCACTTCTAATTCACAAGCTTTTTGAATTGATTTGTTTAGATGTCCTTTAGTTAAATCATTAGGATGTTTGTCATCACTTACAATAAAATCAAAAATTGGTGAGTGAATTCTTCTCTCTAAAATTTCAGTTGGTATTATTCCAAAACTGTCTTGGTTTCTCCAATAGTTTACTCTTTCAGTGAAATCAAAAAGAGCCTCCATATTTTTAGCAGAAGAACCATCACGAACCATTATTTTCATGCCTTTATGTTTTTTTTCAATAGCTTCACCAAAACTACTGCATTCATGATCTGTGATAATATATTGTTCTATATATTTATCTAAATCTTTACCAGAAAGCATAGGTGCATGACCATCAACTGGTTTATTATATTCATTAGCTAGTTCTAATTTTCTTAAAACTTCAACATCACCATTAATTACCCCTGGAAAATTCATCATTTCCCCTAAAGCAACAATTTCATCTTTTTCAAGCAAAAATTCCATATCACTACTATCTAAAACAGCTCCAGAAGTTTCAAAATTAGTAGCAGGAACACAAGATGGTGCTGTAAAATAAAAATTAAAAGGAACTGTTTGGGCATTTTTAATCATGAATTCAATGCCTTCAATTCCACAAACATTAGCTATTTCATGAGGGTCACAAACAACAGAAGTAGTACCATGCCTAACAGCAATTTTTGCAAATTGGGCTGGTGTAAGCATTGTACTTTCAATGTGAATATGAGAATCAATGAAGCCTGGAAGAATTAAACCTTCAATATCTGCTTTAAATTCACTTTCAACAGCTATTGGAATAATTTCTTTAAAAATCCCATTTTCAATAGTTATTTTAGCTGGATAAACAGAATCTGTTAAAACATCAAGAATATAAGCAGTGAAAGTCATTTTAATCCTCATGTAATGAATTATAAAGAAGAGGTAAAAATGTACCAATATCTGTTACAATACCAACTACCTGAGCACTACCTCTATCAGATAATTTAGTAACCGTAGATGGATTAATATCTACACAAATACTTTTTACTTTTGAAGGTAGTAAATTACCAGTTGCAATCGAATGCAACATTGTAGCTATCATAATAACCATGTCAACTTCTTGAGCGTATTTTCTCATTATTCTTTGAGATTTAGCTGTGTCAGTTATTACATCAGGAAGAGGACCATCATCACGAATAGAACCGGCTAAGACAAATGGAACATCATTCTTAATACATTCATACATGATTCCACCATTTAAAGTTCCATCCTCAACAGCATTCTTAATAGAACCTGAATTATTAATTCTATTAATTGCCCTCATATGATGAGTATGACCATGAGCTATAATTTTACCAGTTTCTACCTCAATACCTAACGATGTTCCAAACAAATTACTTTCAATATCATGAGTAGCTAATGCATTACCTGCCATTATAACATCAATATAACCTTCACGAATTAATGATGCTAAAAACTTACCAGAACCTGTGTGAACAATAGCAGGCCCTCCAACAATGGCTATTTTCCCGCCTTTTTTCTTAATTTCTTTTATTTCATCAGCAATTCCATTAATTAAACTCATCAATGGTTTTTCAGAAGAAACTTCACTATTCATAAACTCAAATACTTCTTGCTCACCTCTTGATCTCTGAGGAGGTGTAACTTTTACTCCTTCAAGACCAACGACAATTTTATCTCCAGCTTTAATATCATCTATTGGTTTAACAAAAGCTCGTTTTTCTTCTTCATCAACAACAATCAAACAATCCATTTCAATTTGTTCTACATAAATCCAATCCCCAGCATAAAGAATGTGAGTTGTATGGTTGGATGTGGAATAAAAACCTTCAGGAGCAACTTTATCTTTAGTTGATGCAACTAATTGAACTTCTTTTAACTCTGCAATTGATGCACCAAGAACAGATAATTCATCTAATATTGAATCCAACAATTCAGGAGATTCAGCAGAAACAGAAATTTTAGCTCTGCTTGTATCTGATTTTTTTCTACCAACTTCGAATTCTAATATATCAAAATCCCCACCTTTGTCCATAATTAAACCCATTGTCTTAGTAAGAGCCAATGAATCTATAATATGGCCAGAAAGTTCAATAGTTCTTTTATTCATAATACTTTGCCCCATTATAATTAATATTATAAGTATACTTTAAAGTGATATTTAATTGTATTGATGAAATCCTATCCTTTCAATCAAGTAATATATCAGCAGTTAAAAAGATAAATCTAAAGCATCATAATATGAATAATAAAAAAAAGAAAATAAATCAATTGAAAAGTTATGATTCAAATTAATTTATTTTTTTGAATTTGCCGATTCTATTGTTTCTAGATTTTAGAAATGGAGAAATTAAAGTAATAAAAATTGGAGAATATCTTTTCATAACATTAGTTAAATTATAATCTCCAGTCATTTTAAACATTGGACAGAGATCTTCAAAATCTCGACTTTCTTTTATACCCCATTTAAATACTGCACCAGTTTGCCTCACAGTATCATGATTCTTTTGATTTTTTACCATCCAAGGAGTCATTAATTCTATAAGTAATTCAACTTTTCCAAAGCTTTCAGAAATTTTAAAAAATAATTTTTTTACCTTTTCTTCAGATAAATACATTAAAAAACCTTCAGCTATGATTAAAACATTATCTTTATTCTCAATTTTATCAATCCAATTAAAATCAAGAGCTGAAGATGAAATATTTAAAACTCTATCATGATTATCTATTAATTTATTTCTCAAAGAGATAACATTTTCAAAATCAATATTATACCATTTTATTTTTCCATTATCTACTCTACTAAATCTATCATCCAAACCACAAGCTAAATTAATAACAGAACATTCAGGGTTGTTTTTAATATATTTAGAAACCTCATCATCTAGTATAATAGTTCTTGCAGCACATCCCCAAAAGTTCATTTTATTTTTAGACTCTTTAAAACGTTCTGCAAAATCGTAATCAAGATTATTAATAATCTCAATTGCAGTTTTATCATAAAATGCTGGATTTTCCCTATTATTTTCTAATGCTCTTGAATATAATGGAACAAGCATTGTTTCACTAACACCAGATAAATCTACTCTTTCTTTCATAAAACACCTCCTTTTCTGATTTGATGTATTAATTCTAAAACATCAATAATTAGGTATACCTAAATTTTTAATTCATCATATATAATCTTTTCACCGAATAAGACATATAGTTAAATTAATCAATTAATGTTAAAAAATCATGAATAATTTTAGCCGCAACAACTGCAGTAACATCACCTAATTTGTCACTAGCTGTTTCTACAACATCAAAACCAACAATATTTTTATGAGATGCAGCCTGAAGTAAATCTTCTATCTCAGAAATAAACAATCCTGCAGGAACTGGATTACCCACATTAGGAGCAATAGATGGATCAACTACATCCATATCAATAGATAAATAAATAGGACCATCAATATTAGATACATAATACTCAATAGCATCCATATGTTTATGAACATCTTTATTTTTAAATGTTTGAATATTATACGTTGATTTTACAAATTCCTCTTCATCAATAGACGATGACCTAATTCCAATTTGAACCAAATCGCAACCAATTTCATGAGCTCTCCTCATAACAGTTGCATGAGAATACTTCTCACCAATAAAATCAAAAGCTAAATCTCTATGAGCATCTAAATGTATAACTGTCAAACTACCATATTGATTAAAAAGTGCTTTAATAGCTCCGATAGATACAGAATGTTCTCCACCAATTATAATTGGTTTAATTTTTAAATCAGCTAATTCACAAACAGTTTCTTCTACAATGTCACATGTTGCTTTACAATTACCATAAACTACATTAACATCTCCAAAATCATAAAAATTAGCTGTTAATTCTTTATTAAAAATAGTATTAAATTTTTCAAGGCCAAATGATGCTTCACGAACAACAATTGGACCCAAACGAGTTCCAGAATGATAAGAAGTAGTGCTGTCAAATGGAACTCCAATTATACCATATGAATTCTCACGAATATTTTCAAAATCATTTTCACTAGAAAATGCAAATTTCCAAGGTTCGTAAGTGTTTAATAGCATAATTAATCTTGAAAGGAAAAATAATAGAAGAACTTATTTAGTTCTCATTATTTTCATGTTACCTAAAGCAACAATGTATTCTACTTCAATACCTTCAGTTATTGTATCTTTTAACTCTTCAGGCATTGGTAAATCTAATGTATCATAACTTTCCATATCCATTAATTGAACATTGTCACCTTGAATGGATAAAACTTGACCTACTCTTTTATCAATAATAGGAATATCTACTTTAGTATCTACTGGTTTTACAATGCTTCTTTTTTGATTATCAAAGATACCTACAGCTTCTAATCTTGCTTTTGCAGCCCCATGTTTACCAGGGGATGAAGTAGTTAAACTAGTAATTTTAGATGCTTCTCCACCTAAAACTATATATTTTCCAACTTTTAATGTTTTAATCTCTACAACTTTTGTTGACATTAATTTTCCTCCATAAATAAAAACCGGTTTTTATAATCTTATAATAAGGAATATTATTAGACTAATATTAATTTATATGTTCTATTTTATATAAAAGTACCTATTATATTAAAGCTTTATTTTTCAAAAATAAAATCATTGCAATAGACAAACAAAACAATATAAAAATAACCCAAATTATAATAAACAATTTTTTACTGTCTTTTTCTCCCTTAATTATATAATGTTCTCCTTTAACATCACTAGATTTCTTCTTAGTATTTTTAAACTCATCATCATTTCTCAAAAAATTATAAAATGAACGAGAAAGAATAAAGAATACAATCAGCAGTATTACACCTAAATAAGAAGCTAAACTACTTTTAACAAATATCATGATCATAGATGAAGATAATAAGACTAACAAAATATAAAATGCTACACTCAACAATAAAGACAAATATTTGTTTAAAATCATAAAGTTACACCTATTTAATTATAATTTAAAATACTATTTAATTTTAAGGCATATATAAAAATTCATTATATAATATTATTAAATAGAAATAACATATTAAAATTTAGTGATTTAAATGAAAATAGCTATAGTTTGTGGAAAAGATGAAGGTCCAACAAAATTAAATGCTTTCGACAATGCTCTAAGTGATGCAGGAATTGGAGATGTTAATTTAATCAAAGTATCCAGTATGCTTTCAGGAAACACAGAAATAAAAAAACTACCTAAACTTAAAGCTGGAGCTATGGTCAACTGTGTATTATCTGAAGTTACATCCAACACACCAGGAGATCAAATAACAGCAGTTGTAGCAGTAGCTATTGGAAATAAATTAGGTTGTGTAGTTGAAACAAGTGGAATAAACAAAAATCGAAAAGAACTATTAAATAAAGCAGAATTGATGGTAAAATATATGATGGAAAAACGAGATGTTGAAATAAAAGATTTAATTGTAAAAGAATCAACAACAACAGTTAAAAATATTGCATCAGTAGTTTCATCAGTTATTTATTTAAATGAAGATATAATAGAGGAATAAAAATGGATGCTCGAGATAAAAAAATAGCAACTGATCTTTCTTATGAAATTATAAAAGAAGTTGGAAGAGCTATACGACCCTATGTTGGAAAAGTAGAATCCGGGGAAAAAGTAAAAATGGGAGCTGATGGAACACCAACATCCCTTATTGATATTATTGCTGAAGAAAAAGTCATTAATATATTAAAAAATGCTCCTGTTTACTCTTACATTATTAGTGAAGAAATTGGAGAGTTAAAATTAGGAAAAGGAACAGAAAAAAGTGTTGTTTTAACTCAAGAATTAAGACGTGAATTAGAAGATAATGAGGAGCGACCGAAATTCATATTCTTAGTTGACCCTCTTGATGGAACAAGCAATGCAATTAAAGAAATTCCTGCTTACGGTATTTCAATAGCTATTGCAAATGTTCCTAAAGGAAGAATAGCTAATTTAAACGATGTAGAATTAGGCTTTATTAATAATTTCGGGAATGGTAACTTTTTTGAAGCGGAGAAAGGAAAAGGATGTTGGTTAAATAATGAATCAGTACATCCAAGCGATGAAACTAACATAGCTAACATGTCTCTTGGAGGATTTACCAAAAGTGGAACCATAGAAGCATCAAAATTAGTTGATAATGCAAGAAGAATGAGAGTGCTTGGAAGTGTAGTTTTAGAACTTTCATA from Methanobrevibacter oralis encodes the following:
- a CDS encoding SIS domain-containing protein; amino-acid sequence: MNYNMYDEMMEQPDSLRKTFESEMSKLNDVSKFVSKVDKVYLIGCGSSISTCYTIRDAIRMSSTNINIEVFTGYEFFYNKKLTKGENSIAIFASQSGETADTLASLRKANDYEINTVSISNEKDSSMIKEVKIPIVTQCGRETAILGTKTYVTQLACLYQIFFKVANYENADKLLNQLQEIPNIIENLLKTTENDNKKLAKEFKDEDIFYCMGSGPNFGLSFKLAMTMLMEGAIKHACPLYSAEFRHGLIERAEKGVPVIIFHSNFESDEITDKTIDFSNNFELKAIVYNLKDYADVDNLLSPLIFVVPLEWFVYYLAHFNGEDPGATRHIGKVRY
- the ade gene encoding adenine deaminase; translated protein: MTFTAYILDVLTDSVYPAKITIENGIFKEIIPIAVESEFKADIEGLILPGFIDSHIHIESTMLTPAQFAKIAVRHGTTSVVCDPHEIANVCGIEGIEFMIKNAQTVPFNFYFTAPSCVPATNFETSGAVLDSSDMEFLLEKDEIVALGEMMNFPGVINGDVEVLRKLELANEYNKPVDGHAPMLSGKDLDKYIEQYIITDHECSSFGEAIEKKHKGMKIMVRDGSSAKNMEALFDFTERVNYWRNQDSFGIIPTEILERRIHSPIFDFIVSDDKHPNDLTKGHLNKSIQKACELEVDIIKAIEMVTINPASHYNIDAGTIVKGAKADFIVVDNLVDLNVLKTYIGGQCVFDGENVLFDVEEIDYKNTINVSKKEVRDFEVCFDGEECEVNVIQCFNGELITQNIKSTLKCENNIIQPDLKEDILKIAVVDRYTGDNISNAFIKGFHLKKGAIASSVSHDSHNLIVVGTNANDMANAINILIENKGGFSVAYEDMNDYLTLSVAGLMSNEDAYSVASKLDELEEIVDRFGCRLDSPFMTLSFMALLVIPSLKLSDKGLFDGDNFEFIDLIIN
- a CDS encoding ornithine cyclodeaminase, nickel-pincer nucleotide-dependent, producing MNKRTIELSGHIIDSLALTKTMGLIMDKGGDFDILEFEVGRKKSDTSRAKISVSAESPELLDSILDELSVLGASIAELKEVQLVASTKDKVAPEGFYSTSNHTTHILYAGDWIYVEQIEMDCLIVVDEEEKRAFVKPIDDIKAGDKIVVGLEGVKVTPPQRSRGEQEVFEFMNSEVSSEKPLMSLINGIADEIKEIKKKGGKIAIVGGPAIVHTGSGKFLASLIREGYIDVIMAGNALATHDIESNLFGTSLGIEVETGKIIAHGHTHHMRAINRINNSGSIKNAVEDGTLNGGIMYECIKNDVPFVLAGSIRDDGPLPDVITDTAKSQRIMRKYAQEVDMVIMIATMLHSIATGNLLPSKVKSICVDINPSTVTKLSDRGSAQVVGIVTDIGTFLPLLYNSLHED
- a CDS encoding class I SAM-dependent methyltransferase, translating into MKERVDLSGVSETMLVPLYSRALENNRENPAFYDKTAIEIINNLDYDFAERFKESKNKMNFWGCAARTIILDDEVSKYIKNNPECSVINLACGLDDRFSRVDNGKIKWYNIDFENVISLRNKLIDNHDRVLNISSSALDFNWIDKIENKDNVLIIAEGFLMYLSEEKVKKLFFKISESFGKVELLIELMTPWMVKNQKNHDTVRQTGAVFKWGIKESRDFEDLCPMFKMTGDYNLTNVMKRYSPIFITLISPFLKSRNNRIGKFKKIN
- the speB gene encoding agmatinase; translated protein: MLLNTYEPWKFAFSSENDFENIRENSYGIIGVPFDSTTSYHSGTRLGPIVVREASFGLEKFNTIFNKELTANFYDFGDVNVVYGNCKATCDIVEETVCELADLKIKPIIIGGEHSVSIGAIKALFNQYGSLTVIHLDAHRDLAFDFIGEKYSHATVMRRAHEIGCDLVQIGIRSSSIDEEEFVKSTYNIQTFKNKDVHKHMDAIEYYVSNIDGPIYLSIDMDVVDPSIAPNVGNPVPAGLFISEIEDLLQAASHKNIVGFDVVETASDKLGDVTAVVAAKIIHDFLTLID
- a CDS encoding translation initiation factor IF-5A, producing the protein MSTKVVEIKTLKVGKYIVLGGEASKITSLTTSSPGKHGAAKARLEAVGIFDNQKRSIVKPVDTKVDIPIIDKRVGQVLSIQGDNVQLMDMESYDTLDLPMPEELKDTITEGIEVEYIVALGNMKIMRTK